The nucleotide window TGGTGCTGCATGGCCATTCGGGCAGCGGGAAATCCACGCTGCTGCGTTCGCTCTATGCCAACTATCTGCCGGACCAGGGGCATATCTGGGTTAAACACCAGCAGGAATGGGTTGATCTTGTCAATGCGCCCGCCCGACAGATTCTGGCGCTGCGGCGTGACACCATCGGCTGGGTCAGCCAGTTTCTGCGGGTGATCCCGCGAATTTCCACACTTGATGTGGTGGCCCAGCCGCTGCGCGAGCGCGGCGCGGAGCGGCAGGAGAGCGAGGAGCGGGCAAAATCGCTGCTCAGCCGCCTGAACGTGCCTTCCCGTCTGTGGGATCTCGCCCCCTCGACCTTCTCCGGTGGTGAGCAGCAGAGGGTGAATATCGCCCGCGGCTTTATTGCAGACTATCCGGTGCTGCTGCTGGATGAGCCCACTGCCTCGCTGGACAGCGCCAACAGCGCCGCGGTGGTCAGCCTGATTGAACAGGCCCGAGATCGCGGCGCGGCTATCGTCGGCATCTTCCACGATAACGCCGTCCGGGACCGGATTGCTAACCGTCTTCATGTGATGAACCCCTTTGCTGAGAGCACCGTATGATCATCAATAACGTCAAACTGATTCTGGAAAATGAAGTGGTCAGCGGCTCGCTGGCGTGTGAGAACGGCGTGATCCGGGCCTTCTCCGATACCGCCAGCCAGCTGCCAGCGGCTATTGATGGTGAGGGCGGCTGGCTGATGCCGGGAATGGTAGAGCTGCATACCGACAATCTTGATAAATTTTTCACGCCGCGCCCAAAAGTAGACTGGCCCGCGCACTCCGCCATGAGCAGCCACGATGCGCTGATGGTCGCCAACGGTATTACCACGGTGCTGGATGCCATTGGGGTAGGCGACGTGCGGGACGGCGGGCATCGGCTGGATAATCTGGAGAAGATGATCAATGCCATCCGCTACAGCGAGCAACACGGCCTGAACCGCGCCGAACATCGTCTGCATCTGCGCTGCGAGCTGCCGCATGACTCCACGCTGCCGCTGTTCGAGCAGCTGATGCATACGCCAGAGCTGTCGCTGGTCTCGCTGATGGACCACTCGCCGGGGCAGCGGCAGTACACCTCGCTGGAAAAGTACCGCGTTTATTTCCAGGGCAAGTACAATCTTAACGATCTGGAGATGGATGAGTTTGAGTCGAGCCAGCTGCGCTTTGCCGAGCGCTGGTCGAAACCCAACCGCGAGGCGATCTCAGCCTGGTGCCGTGAGTATCAGATCCCGCTGGCCAGCCATGACGACGCCACGCTGGCGCATGTGGAGGAGTCTAAGGCCGTTGGCAGCGTGATCGCGGAATTCCCCACCACGGAAGAGGCGGCAAGAGCTTCCCGCGAGCTGGGATTGCAGGTGCTGATGGGCGCACCGAATATTGTGCGCGGCGGTTCGCATTCGGGCAACGTGGCGGCGCACCAGCTCGCCGCGCTGGGCCTGCTGGATATTCTCTCTTCAGATTACTATCCCGCCAGCCTGCTGGATGCGGCGTTCCGTATCGCCAGCGACGAGAACAATGGCTATCAGCTCCCGGCGGCTGTCGCACTGGTTACCAGCAATCCTGCCCGCTCGATCGGCCTGACCGACCGCGGAGTGATAGCGGAGGGCAAGCGTGCGGATCTGGTGCTGGTGAATCACCATCAGGGGCAGGTCCACGTGCGCTCGACGTGGGCGAAAGGACGGGTCGTTTACTGATGGCCAGGCTCATCTGGCTGATGGGCGCCTCCGGTTCAGGCAAGGACAGCCTGCTGGATGCGCTGCGCGAAGCGGCACCGGAAGGGGTGCTGGTGGCGCACCGCTACATTACCCGGGCTGCTGACGCCGGGGGCGAAAATCATATCGCCCTCAGCGAGGCGGAGTTTCAGCGACGGCGCGCAAAAGGGCTGTTCGCGATTGACTGGCTGGCGCATCAGCAGGCCTATGCGCTGGGCATCGAAATCGACCTCTGGCTGGCGCAGGATCTTGACGTGGTGGTGAACGGGTCACGGCTGCACCTGCCAGCTGCTGAACAGCGTTACGGTACGCAGCTGCTGCCCGTGTGCCTGCAGGTGTCGCCCGGGGTGCTGGCTCAGCGTCTCCGGCAGCGCGGCAGGGAGGGGGAGGAGCAGATAGCGCAGCGCCTTCGCCGTGCCGCAGAAGGCCCGCCGTCTTCCTGCATGATGCTGAATAATGACGGCCCGCTGAGCCAGACGCTGAGCGAGTTTATGGCGCTGCTGGCAGAGCAGGCGTGTTCGCCAGCTCAAGCGTTTGCTGCTTCAGGTAGCCAGGCTGCGGGACGCTAAACGAGTTTATAGCGCTGCTGGCAGAACAGGGCAGCTCGCCAGCTGAAGCGCTTGCTGACGCAAGGCGTGAAGCTGCTGGCCGCTGAGCACTTTTGCAGCGCGGGCAGTTGAGCAATGAGCATTATGCTCCGGGAGAGGCTAACCTTATGCAGTTTACTTTTTTGGGAACCGGTGACGTCCGCCAGGTGCCGGTTTTTGGCTGCGATTGCGCAGCCTGTCTGCGCGCCCGGCAGCACTCCGCGCGACGGCGCACGCCCACCAGCGCCTTAATCCGCCAGGGTGGCGAAACCACACTGCTGGATGCGGGGCAGTGCCATCTGGAGGAGCAGTTTGCGCCGGGCGAGCTGGACCGCATTTTTCTGACCCATTTTCATATGGACCATGTGCAGGGGCTTTTTGCGCTGCGCTGGGGGATGGGAGCCAAAATTCCGGTTTACTCTCCGCCCGACGAACAGGGATGTGACGATCTCTACCGGCATCCCGGTCTGCTCGCCTTTCAGCCTTTCCTGCGGCCTTTTGACCCGCTTCCCTGCGGCGATCTGCTGTTTACGCCGCTGCCGCTTATTCATTCGAAAATCACCTTCGGCTATCTGATTGAGCATCAGGGCGTGCGGCTGGCCTACCTTACCGATACCGTCGGGCTGCCAGAGGAGACGCTGAGCTGGCTTCAGCAGCGAAGGATCGATCACCTGGTTCTCGACTGTAGCTATGCTCCCACCGACTCGCCGCCGCGCAACCACAATGACATCTCGCTGGCGCTGGCTTTACATCAGCAGCTTGCTCCTGCTCAAACCTGGCTGACACATATCGGTCATGAGGTGGATAACTGGCTGGCTGCCAATTCCTTGCCGCCAGGCGTAGCCGCAGCGTATGACGGCTTAACGCTGGAAATGTGACAATGTCACTTTTTCCCTGCGTCATTTTTTCATCATCCCGTTGTCATTAAACCGTCACTGCGCTCGCCGTTAATAGGGCGCACAAGGCGTAACGCCTGACTCACTACGGGAAACACTATGGCACAGGCACTGTTAAAACCGGCCCCCGCTCCTGAGCTCAAGCCGCTGCGGTCAGCGCAGAAAAAAGTTCTGGCCGTAAGAGGCCTTGGCAAAGCGTACAACGCGCAAAACCGCGTGTTGCAGGAGATTAATTTTGATTTGCACGCCGGGGAGTTGGTGGCCGTTGTCGGGCGTTCCGGCGCGGGGAAATCCACGCTGTTGCATGTGCTGAATGGCACACTGCCTGCTACAGAGGGGGAGATCCTGAATTACCGCGAATCGGGTCAGCAGCAGAACATCGTTGAGCTGAATGCACGCCAGATGCGCGAATGGCGTAGCGAGTGCGGCATGATTTTCCAGGACTTCTGCCTGGTTCCGCGTCTTGATGTGCTCACCAATGTTCTGCTTGGCCGTCTCAGTCAGACTTCCACCCTGAAATCCTTTTTCAAAATCTTCCCGGATGCCGACCGCGCGCGGGCGATTGGCCTGCTGGAGTGGCTGAACATGCTGCCGCAGGCGCTGCAGCGTGCGGAAAACCTCTCGGGCGGACAGATGCAGCGCGTGGCGATCTGCCGGGCGCTGATGCAAAACCCAAAAATTCTGCTCGCCGATGAGCCTGTCGCCTCGCTCGATCCGAAAAATACCCGCCGCATTATGGATGTTCTGCGTCAGGTGAGCGACAACGGCATCAGCGTGATGGTCAACCTGCACTCGGTTGAACTGGTGAAAGAGTACTGTACCCGCGCCATTGGTATCGCCAAAGGGCGCATTGTGTTTGACGGACATCCGTCGCAGTTAACCGAAGAGCTTCTCCATACGCTGTATGGCGAAGAGATGACGCAACTTAACTAAGATCTTTTTTGGGACCCGGCAATGAAAAAATTATTATTAACCTCCCTCCTGGCAAGCGTAGTGGCATCAGGTTTTGCTCAGGCAGCCACGCCAAAGGAACTGAACTTAGGCATTTTGGGTGGTCAGAACGCCACGCAGCAGATCGGTGATAACCAGTGCGTAAAGGATTTCTTCGATAAAGAGCTGGGGACGGATACTAAATTACGTAACTCTTCCGACTACTCCGGCGTGATTCAGGGGCTGCTGGGCGGCAAAGTGGATATGGTGCTGAGCATGTCTCCCTCTTCCTATGCCTCTGTCTATATTAAAGATCCCAAAGCGGTAGACGTTGTGGGAATTGCGGTTGACGATACTGATAAATCAAAAGGCTACCACTCAGTGGTTATCGTGAAAGCCGACAGCCCCTATAAGAAGCTGTCAGATCTGAAAGGCAAATCTTTCGGTATGGCTGACCCTGACTCAACCTCAGGCTTCCTGATCCCCAACCAGACCTTCAAAAAAGAGTTTGGCGGCAGCGTGGATGACAAATACAACGGCTTCTTCTCCAGCGTGACCTTCTCCGGCGGCCATGAGCAGGACGTGTTAGGCGTGCTGAATGGTCAGTTTGAAGGTGCAGTGACCTGGGCTTCCATGGTCGGCGATTACAACACCGGCTACACCAGCGGGGCGTTTACCCGCATGATCCGCATGGATCACCCCGACCTGATGAAGCAGATTCGTATTATCTGGGAATCGCCGCTGATCCCTAACGGCCCGATCCTGGTAAGCAACAAGCTGGATGCTGATTTCAAACCTAAGCTGGTCGCTGCCATCAAAAAGCTGGATACCGAGAACCACAGCTGCTTTATCAAAGCGATGGGCGGTACACAGCATATTGGCCCGGCTACCGTGGCGGATTACCAGAACATCATTGATATGAAGCGTGAACTGACCAAGGGCGCGCGTTAAGTTGCGGTCCGGGAGCGCCTGATTCAGATCGCTGAGCAGGCGCTCTTTTTGTTTCAACTCTTAACCGGTTAACGTATGCAAAACACTGAGTTTGAGCGCTATTATCAGCAAATTCGTGGCAGGCAGAAACGCGATACGGTTCTCTGGTCGCTGATCCTTCTGGCTCTCTTTCTGGCTTCCGGCAATGTCGCCGAATTCAGCCTCACCACCGTTCTGACGTCGCTGCCTCATTTCTTCGATTATCTTGGTGAAACGCTGCCAGTGCTGCACTGGAACCTGCTGTTTGCCGACGGGCATACCGAAGGCTCGCTGGCTTACTGGGGTTACCGGCTGCATATTCAGCTGCCGTTGATCTGGGAAACGCTCAATCTGGCGCTGGCGGCAACGCTGCTGTCGGTGGCTGCGGCGGTGATCCTTGCGTTTCTTGCCGCTGACAATACTCACTCCCCGGTCTGGCTGCGCTACGCCATCCGCACCGCTGTGGCCTTTTTACGCACCATGCCGGAACTGGCCTGGGCGGTGATGTTTGTGATGGCCTTTGGTATCGGCGTGATACCGGGCTTTCTGGCGCTGGCGCTGCACACTATCGGCAGCCTGACCAAGCTGTTCTATGAAGCTATCGAGAGCGCTTCGGATAAGCCGGGGCGAGGGCTGGCCTCCTGTGGTGCTGGCCCCTTACAAAGAATGCGTTTTGCGCTCTGGCCACAGGTGAAGCCGGTGTTTCTCTCTTACAGCTTTATGCGTCTGGAAGTCAACTTCCGGCAGTCGACCATTCTTGGGCTGGTAGGGGCCGGCGGTATAGGTCAGGAGCTGATGACCAATATCAAGTTGGATCGGTACGATCAGGTCAGTATGACGATGTTGCTGATTATCGTGGTGGTGTCGCTTCTGGATACTTTTTCCGGCCATCTGCGCCGCTGGGTTGTCGAGGGGAAAGCAGC belongs to Erwinia pyri and includes:
- the phnL gene encoding phosphonate C-P lyase system protein PhnL — its product is MSLQLRVENLSKTFVLHNQHGAELPVLQHASLEVSAGECVVLHGHSGSGKSTLLRSLYANYLPDQGHIWVKHQQEWVDLVNAPARQILALRRDTIGWVSQFLRVIPRISTLDVVAQPLRERGAERQESEERAKSLLSRLNVPSRLWDLAPSTFSGGEQQRVNIARGFIADYPVLLLDEPTASLDSANSAAVVSLIEQARDRGAAIVGIFHDNAVRDRIANRLHVMNPFAESTV
- the phnM gene encoding alpha-D-ribose 1-methylphosphonate 5-triphosphate diphosphatase; protein product: MIINNVKLILENEVVSGSLACENGVIRAFSDTASQLPAAIDGEGGWLMPGMVELHTDNLDKFFTPRPKVDWPAHSAMSSHDALMVANGITTVLDAIGVGDVRDGGHRLDNLEKMINAIRYSEQHGLNRAEHRLHLRCELPHDSTLPLFEQLMHTPELSLVSLMDHSPGQRQYTSLEKYRVYFQGKYNLNDLEMDEFESSQLRFAERWSKPNREAISAWCREYQIPLASHDDATLAHVEESKAVGSVIAEFPTTEEAARASRELGLQVLMGAPNIVRGGSHSGNVAAHQLAALGLLDILSSDYYPASLLDAAFRIASDENNGYQLPAAVALVTSNPARSIGLTDRGVIAEGKRADLVLVNHHQGQVHVRSTWAKGRVVY
- the phnN gene encoding ribose 1,5-bisphosphokinase, encoding MARLIWLMGASGSGKDSLLDALREAAPEGVLVAHRYITRAADAGGENHIALSEAEFQRRRAKGLFAIDWLAHQQAYALGIEIDLWLAQDLDVVVNGSRLHLPAAEQRYGTQLLPVCLQVSPGVLAQRLRQRGREGEEQIAQRLRRAAEGPPSSCMMLNNDGPLSQTLSEFMALLAEQACSPAQAFAASGSQAAGR
- the phnP gene encoding phosphonate metabolism protein PhnP, producing MQFTFLGTGDVRQVPVFGCDCAACLRARQHSARRRTPTSALIRQGGETTLLDAGQCHLEEQFAPGELDRIFLTHFHMDHVQGLFALRWGMGAKIPVYSPPDEQGCDDLYRHPGLLAFQPFLRPFDPLPCGDLLFTPLPLIHSKITFGYLIEHQGVRLAYLTDTVGLPEETLSWLQQRRIDHLVLDCSYAPTDSPPRNHNDISLALALHQQLAPAQTWLTHIGHEVDNWLAANSLPPGVAAAYDGLTLEM
- the phnC gene encoding phosphonate ABC transporter ATP-binding protein gives rise to the protein MAQALLKPAPAPELKPLRSAQKKVLAVRGLGKAYNAQNRVLQEINFDLHAGELVAVVGRSGAGKSTLLHVLNGTLPATEGEILNYRESGQQQNIVELNARQMREWRSECGMIFQDFCLVPRLDVLTNVLLGRLSQTSTLKSFFKIFPDADRARAIGLLEWLNMLPQALQRAENLSGGQMQRVAICRALMQNPKILLADEPVASLDPKNTRRIMDVLRQVSDNGISVMVNLHSVELVKEYCTRAIGIAKGRIVFDGHPSQLTEELLHTLYGEEMTQLN
- the phnD gene encoding phosphonate ABC transporter substrate-binding protein; amino-acid sequence: MKKLLLTSLLASVVASGFAQAATPKELNLGILGGQNATQQIGDNQCVKDFFDKELGTDTKLRNSSDYSGVIQGLLGGKVDMVLSMSPSSYASVYIKDPKAVDVVGIAVDDTDKSKGYHSVVIVKADSPYKKLSDLKGKSFGMADPDSTSGFLIPNQTFKKEFGGSVDDKYNGFFSSVTFSGGHEQDVLGVLNGQFEGAVTWASMVGDYNTGYTSGAFTRMIRMDHPDLMKQIRIIWESPLIPNGPILVSNKLDADFKPKLVAAIKKLDTENHSCFIKAMGGTQHIGPATVADYQNIIDMKRELTKGAR
- the phnE gene encoding phosphonate ABC transporter, permease protein PhnE — translated: MQNTEFERYYQQIRGRQKRDTVLWSLILLALFLASGNVAEFSLTTVLTSLPHFFDYLGETLPVLHWNLLFADGHTEGSLAYWGYRLHIQLPLIWETLNLALAATLLSVAAAVILAFLAADNTHSPVWLRYAIRTAVAFLRTMPELAWAVMFVMAFGIGVIPGFLALALHTIGSLTKLFYEAIESASDKPGRGLASCGAGPLQRMRFALWPQVKPVFLSYSFMRLEVNFRQSTILGLVGAGGIGQELMTNIKLDRYDQVSMTMLLIIVVVSLLDTFSGHLRRWVVEGKAA